The genomic DNA AGCATGTCTGTTGCCTGCCAGTCAGCAGAAAGCAGCTGCTAGTACCTATCTTGTATCTTATAACAAACCAAAGCTGATTGTTTAAATATGTGTAGTTTTACTTTTGCGTCACGCTGGACATTATACACAAAGATCATAAATTCAGCTGCAAATAAGCTTAAAACTAAGAAGCTAGGAGTTTTAGTAATGTTAGAATTAGAAATGGACCTGCTTTCTCCCAACCCAGTCACCCCCAAAagttttcatattatatttacaTGTTGGACGGTGGCCAGTGTCTGTATACTGTTCTATTTTATAGAAGAAAACTTTTgttgccctcttttttttttggcaattgtACAGCTGATAATGGCAATTTTGCCTATTCGATGACTTGTAAGTGTAACAAGGTATGTTTGTCATGATCCTGCATGTGCACATAATTACTTGTACTTTGTATTTATGAGATCATTCAAAATTACTAAACTTGCTGCCTGAGCAACAAACAAGGAAACAGAAATGCAAAGATCTGCATTGCAAAAGCTTAATTTGTTCATAAAGTCAAATATAGGGGAAGAGGCTGAAAACTGTACTCTTATATAATCATTCACACATTGTGTTGGTGTAATCTCTAACTTCAATACATTATCTAAATTAATTGCAATGAGGATAGTAGGTAGTTCTCTATATATTCattatatattaatgttttattttttaggagGACATGGCTGCTCATGTTGGACCCTCCCGTACACCCCAGGAAGTGATGGACCACTACGTTAATATGTACATACATGGCAACTTAGGCAAAGCCTGTATTCCAGACAGTATACCAAATCGGGTTACAGACCACACATGTCCCAGTGGAGGACCCCTCTCTCCAAGTCTGACAACCCCACTACCACCATTAGATATTTCAGTAGCAGAACAGCAGCAGTTGGGCTATATGCCATTACGTGATGACTATGAGATAGAATATGACCAAGATGCTGAGACCCTCATCAGTGGACTTTCTGTGAATTACGATGATGACGATGTAGAGATTGAAATGAAACGTGCCCATGTGGATATGTATGTGCGTAAACTAAAAGAAAGACAGCGTCGGAAGACGATTGCTCGGGACTACAACCTAGTGCCAGCATTCCTTggcaaagataaaaaagaaaaggaaaaagaaaaagacaaggcAGTTACTGGGAATGCGACCCCTTCAGCCACAGCAGCAACTTCAGCAACTGTCAAAAGAAAAATTACCAAGGAGGAGAAGGAGCAGCGACTCAAGCTGCGACCTCTTTGCCAGTTTATGGCCTTTCGGGAACTTGAAGAATTTTTTGAAAACATGCACAAGGAACGCCTTCTGCGAGCAAagattcgtgagctgcagaggtATCGACGCAATGGCATTACTAAGCTTGATGAGTCTGTGGAGTTTGAAGCAGCTCGTCATAAAAGAGAGAAGCGTAAAGAGAATAAAAGCGTGAACCAGTCCAAGAGAGGTGGCAGTACAGGTGGTGGAGGGAGCAGTGGCATAAAAGAGGACGGAAAAGATACTGAGTTTGCTGCCATTGAGCATCTTTCAGGGTTTGAGCTGTTATCTGAGCGGGAAAAAGTGCTCTGTAACTCTCTCAATCTCAGTCCAACTAGTTACTTGACTGTGAAAACGATAATAATAAAAGACCACTTGCAGAAACGTCAAGGAATCCCATCTAAAAGCCGTCTCCCAAGTTACCTGgacaaagtcattaaaaaaaggattttgaaCTTTTTGACAGAGAGTGGCTGGATATCTAGGGATGCATcctgatgttatttttttctttgaagcaaAGACCTTGTGTACTTTGTTCTGCCAATTCCACAAATTCCATAACCGAGCGGATTATTTTTTAAGCTGTTGTTTACTGAAAATGGACTTTCTGGATTTGCAGCTATCTCTTTTTTCCATATAGGAATCAAAAGTAAGGTGGAGAAATGTTCCCTGTACTCTGTTTTCTGTAATAGTTCAGAAATTCAAAAAGGAACATAACTGTTTCCTATGGGCAGCTATAAGATATTTTGTAAGGTGCCAACTTACACTTATGAAACTCGCATGGCAAAAgatgaaaagttttgtttttttatgtttgccaACATTTGGTTGTTGCATGATAactgaagcattttaaaataagaaaaaatattaaagggaCAAAAAATTCTGCTTCAGGCTTCACTTGTGATCCATTTGTagtgaaatattacaaaaataatttaacttggCTAGAAAATTATGTTGTACACAATTTTTTAgggtttactttattttttgtaccaCTTTAATGCCTGTATCAGGTTTATATTCTTCCTCAGCTGACTAGAGGTGGTATGCATGTGGGAGCAGATCATAATTTGAATTAACTGTCTTtgatatttacagtggtgtgaaaaactatttgcccccttcctgatttcttattcttttgcatgtttgtcacacaaaatgtttctgatcatcaatcacatttaaccattagtcaaatataacacaagtaaacacaaaatgcagtttgtaaatggtggtttttattatttagggagaaaaaaaaatccaaacctacatggccctgtgtgaaaaagtaattgccccctgaacctaataactggttgggccacccttagcagcaataactgcaatcaagcgtttgcgataacttgcaatgagtcttttacagcgctctggaggaattttggcccactcatctttgcaaaattgttgtaattcagctttatttgagggttttctagcatgaaccgcctttttaaggtcatgccatagcatctcaattggattcaggtcaggactttgactaggccactccaaagtcttcattttgtttttcttcagccattcagaggtggatttgctggtgtgttttgggtcattgtcctgttgcagcacccaagatcgcttcagcttgagttgacgaacagatggccggacattctccttcaggattttttggtagacagtagaattcatgattccatctatcacagcaagccttccaggtcctgaagcagcaaaacaaccccagaccatcacactaccaccaccatattttactgttggtatgatgttctttttctgaaatgctgtgttccttttacgccagatgtaacgggacatttgccttccaaaaagttcaacttttgtctcatcagtccacaaggtattttcccaaaagtcttggcaatcattaagatgtttcttagcaaaattgagacgagccctaatgttctttttgcttaacagtggtttgcgtcttggacatctgccatgcaggccatttttgcccagtctctttcttatggtggagtcgtgaacactgaccttaattgaggcaagtgaggcctgcagttctttagacgttgtcctggggtcttttgtgacctctcggatgagtcgtctctgcgctcttggggtaattttggtcggccggccactcctgggaaggttcaccactgttccatgtttttgccatttgtggataatggctctcactgtggttcgctggagtcccaaagctttagaaatggctttataacctttaccagactgatagatctcaattacttctgttctcatttgttcctgaatttctttggatcttggcatgatgtctagcttttgaggtgcttttggtctacttctctgtgtcaggcagctcctatttcagtgatttcttgattgaaacaggtgtggcagtaatcaggcctgggggtggctacggaaattgaactcaggtgtgatacaccacagttaggttattttttaacaagggggcatttactttttcacacagggccatgtaggtttggattttttttctccctaaataataaacatcatcatttaaaaactgcattttgtgtttacttgtgttatatttgactaatggttaaatgtgtttgatgatcagaaacattttgtgtgacaaacatgcaaaagaataagaaatcaggaagggggcaaatagtttttcacaccactgtatgtgattTGGCCAATTGTGTCAGTACCACTAATGTTAGCGGCTATGCATGTCAGTTCCGATTACCTTTTGTGAATGTACCTTGTGAAAATTGATGTAACAACAGTCCTTGCCGTGCTGTTCTTTTGTTGAGTTTTGTCTGGAAATGACTAATTTAATACTTTTATATACTATTGCAAAGTGGTGAAGCTCATAACACAGTTTTCTCAGATACTTAATGTAAGCGTGGTGTATACATGTGCTAATAACTCTGTGTCTTATAGTTTAACCTCATGCAAGAGAATATTACGTATAAAATAGCACATTTCtaaattttctcatttttgcattgcctttcttcttgatttttcttttagaactgaatatctttaaaatgtttggCATTGAAggcactttgaagtttatggtaGTGTGTCATCTAAAATACTTAAAGGGGTAATGCAGAATTAATATTTGTCATTGTTATTTATTCAAGGTACTTGGTGTATTTTGTCCAGGATAACAACTACCAAATTGTGAAAAATCTGAGCCTGCATAGTACTGTTTCAGGGttaaatttatgtatttattcattcatacaaatgtcattttaattaaagaTGAAATTGACCTTACCTGTTGAGTGAGTGACTAACCTACATGCTTCTGCTTATTTGAGTTACAttcatttataacattttaagATAGTGTCTTTGAGCATTTATGTTCCATGCACTGAGCCTGAGACGTGTAATTGACactttttttagattattttgaGTCCAAGAATAGCTATCTGTTGGAATTGTTAGATAACCGAAAGTTGGCCAGTAGTTATGTAATTTTTCAGTTGGTAAAGAATGATGTTTTCAGACTCATGAAGAAAttctagtacagtggaacctcggttcacgaccataattcgttccaaaactctgatcgtaaaccgagttggtcgtgaaccaaagcaatttctcccataggattgtatgtaaatacaattaatccgttccagaccatacgaactgtatgtaaatatatatattttttagtttttaagcacaaatatagttaattataccatagaatgcacagtgtaatggtaaactaaatgtaaaaacattgaataccactgagaaaaccttgaacaacagagaaaactaacactgcaatagttcgagctatagtgctaggaaccgctcgctaaaaacactttttttaatgagttttaagcacaggggaaaaaatgaacatttgaaaaatccgtaatttaataaaccacgaagaaaagtaacattgcaacaatgcaggctacgaaccgatcactgtaaatagaactgaaaacaaaaacaagccttctctaccttatgcatccctcgctcgctctctctcgcgcctgtgtgtgtgtgcatgcgtctctcttttgcaagcctggagtgcctgtgtgtgtgtctctctctagcgcgctcctgtgtgtgtgcgcgtgcgcgcCTCTCTCGCTCGTgctcctgtatgtgtgtgtgtgcgcgtgcgctgctctctctgtctcgcgctgcctgtgtgtgtgcctcgctgcctctctctcgtgctgcctctctgtgtgtctctgtgtgtgtgtgtgtgtgtgtcgcgctctctcgctctttctgctgcacagggagagactgaacatgtacaaaccgaaagggaacctggcttgttcgtataccgagtgtgtggtcgtgaaccgaggcaaaagtttggtgaactttttggtcgtaaaccgagttgtacatgtaccgagacgttcgtgaaccgaggttccactgtatatattcatttcAGTCCAGTTGAACTGCTAATACAGTACATCTCCTATGGATATACAATAATTAGCATTTTTGGAGTCGTGTATATGATAgtggagagagggagagatatGGATCGAATAAGTGCAAGGTAGCAATTGTCTGAAACAGTATTAGCAGAAGTTAGCAGTTAATGACCTGTCACTACAGAGCGTATTTTAGTACACATTGAGCCTATTGCTTTTGAAATCGGGTGTGGCTTCCCAACCCAGTACAGGAAAAGGCAGTTTCTAAAAATGGACAAAaggtggatttatttttttttttatttcacttttgacACTTTAAGAGGCTCACTAGAATTATTCTAACTTATAAAGATAATGCAGAAGTGAAAATGGGGTAAACATATTCTGAAATGCTTATGTATTTTGGTAAGAATACAGAATATCTTTAAGATTAGAGGGAAATGTTGTAGAGatgtttaaaattgtaaagtCCTCTATTTTTTATATGCAATAAAAAGCAGTCTTGAACTCCTTCCTTTTTATCAACtacatttttgagcatttttttaaataatctggtACACGGCAGTACCGGTAATATTTTGTCATCAGCTTACATTTTCCTATTTCATTCCTCATATATTACGTATTTATTACCAGAAAATGTCTtaactggagtttataaccagagGAAAGATACTTGGTTCCCTGTTGCAATATATACTCTTCCTTTGTCCTTTGTGTTAATTGTAAGCCAAACTTACATAAAATATGCCGCTGATCATCTTGTACATTGTGGGCAGTAGTTTATAGACAGATTAATGAAAAGAACCAAGAattgtaaagcaagaaaattaagttTGTTTAGACATCACGTATCACATAGTCCCAAAATGTGTGCACTGTTTGGTACTATGGATTTttgaaaatgcattattatttactattaatATTGGTTTATATAGGGCATGATTATAGCTCTCAAACATCACAATTGAGACACTTTCACAGAATTAGAGTAAAAGCTGCTTAGCCACCATTTCTTTGCTCATGAACTTTGTGTACATGAAGTGAATGAATGACCAGATGGATGGTTCATTCTATGTACAAGTATAAATGCATTCCATAGATAAAACTATGGTGTGTATGTAGTCTTGGGAAGTGTTGTGTAAATAATGTGCATTATCACCATAACATGATTCTAGCATTCCTTGAAAATTAAGATTGTCAAGTATGTAGCATGATGCTGTGGTGGACAAACATCTGCACATCCAAAGTCATTTTCCTTTATGTAAAGTCACTTTAGTGCAAATTTGAAAGCCCTTCTTCTTTGTTTAAATGTACACTTTTAAACTATAAGTATTTCTGACAGTATTCCAAATTACTGTTTTCTTAAAGTTGCCTATTTTCCCCATGcagtaaaatgtatattttaatattgcacaaaatgtaaatatgttaaaacagaaaaatctccagcaaattgtatgtattttattgagCATTTTTTTACAATTCTTGTTATTTAAAAGATATAAAGGAtttgcaacttttttttgttttttataaactgAGCATGCTGTGAACATTCTTGTAGTTAAAGATCCTTACATTTGTAAGTATTACTATTAAGAAAACCAGTATGTAAAAAGGACATGTTCTGTTTTGCAGTCAGTAAATGCACATCCAAATGCTAAGTGTGTTTTTagtgtaaatgtattttgtattaaagTGCACATACTTTACATCTTGGTTCTACTCTTAATTTATTTGTACTGTAAAGTAACAAGTGATTGGAAAAATTTGTCTCTCATCTAGATGTATCTGTGCAAGTTTATGCTTTTTTGTATCATTCTATAAAAAAGAGAGGAAGTAGTCCTTGCTATTGTATAATTTgctttaatttagttaatttttttctgttgtaacaAGTACAACAGAATTCATATTTGCACTTGTTCTCTCAGTAACAATAGTAAATGTTTATAGTGGAAGGTTGCATGGGGTACAAGGTCTTGACTGGGAAAGATGTGGTCCCTGAGGATAAGAGAGAGGCCGGGCACCAATGCAGAGAAGAACCAATGCTGGCAATAGGATTATGTCTTTATGTAGCATATTGGGAGCGTAACTACTGCCACAGTGTGGAAGGCACCAGGGAGAGGGAAACCATAAACACTTTGCAGGAAACCCAACCATGTTGCCTATTTAAGGCCAGTGAGCATAGGCTGTGCTATCTGTGCATGCTAGACATCCTCGGAGCTGTGGAATTTCATCCTGCAGTCTTTGTGGCCAAAGCAGGTTACCTATGGCTCTGaaggtaatatactgtatgtaggggaATTGGAGCCAACTGTGACCAAAGCTATGACAGATACAGAGTGAGATGGATAGTTGGGGATGAGTAAAGACAGAGGGGAGTTGGCAGGAAGTGCTTTGGTTTAAAACGTTTTAAGTGGGTGAGCCACCCCAGTGGATAGTTGGAACAACTACCTGTGACCCTGTTTTTTTGGTACTTGGAGGTCTGATTTCTTTATCCCTCCCTTGTGTGTGTCTTCATAAATAAATGCATCTATTTTTGATACGTTTGGATTTCTTGGTATTATTCTGGGCACGGAGAGGAAGCTCTTGTCTGTCTTACAGTGCTTGAATACAAAATTtcctataataaaaatatagcataTTTGGAATGAATTCAACATTAGTCTTTAGAAGCAGTACTGCTGAAGCCATCCAGAGAGTAAATTGCTAAATACACTTTATGTAAAAAAGTTGTGAACACATGTATGAGCTTGATGATCCATGGGCATTAACATGGAGTTGGCTCTCCCTTTGCAGTCATAACAGCCTCCAGTCATCTGGAAAGGCCTTGCACAAGATTCTGGAGTGTGCGTTGTGGTATAGCAGGACTGTGGCTCAGAAaaaatggccttttttttttttttttttttaattatccattTGGCCGAGTCAGTCTCCGTGGGCATGCTCATGTAATCGCAGGGATTTGATAAGGTACTTGGGGTGAGACGTGAAGTTGctatcattctcaattgcttcatcggcttcctgcagtGCGTGATTTTGATGCTATGCCCACGGAGTCGCATAAGTACGGGTCGGCACAGGAGAGGAGGATAAATGAAAGAGAGGAGAGGCTCCCAAaacagggagcatggagcaggacttGCACGGTCAcatgtctgtgggaatttgtgcctaCTCAGCCAAGAGAGCATTATTGAGGTCAGAGATTGATGAGAAGACTCACCTCACAATTagcattccaattcatcccaaaggtgttcagatTGGGGCCCTGTGCAGGCCATTTGAGCCCCTCCAAGTCTTTATGTACCTGGCTTTATACAccggggcacagtcatgctggaacaggaaAAGCGCCTTTCCAAATTGTCACAGAGTTGAGGGgaacaattgtctaaaatgtctttgcatgCTGTAGAATTATCAGTACCTTTAATAGGAACCCAGGGGCCTAGCCCATTATCACTCATCCACCAATCAATACAGTAGACACTGTAAGGTCTAGAAGATAATGTTCTCCAGACATCCGCCAAACCTAGATATGTCTACCATACTGCCACATAGTGAAGTGTGACTCATCAATtccatgtttccactgctccagagtccactGGTGGTGTGCTTGGCATAGTTGGCTGTCGCGTAGTTTTCTTAAGTTTGAGTGCAGCCTCTTGGTCATGgtaacccatttcatgaagcttctGACACAAAATTCACCTACTGATGTGGTTTCCAGAGGCAGCTTGGAGCTCTGTTAAGAGTGGTGCAACACAGGCCAGGTGATTTTCATATGCTATGCACTTCAGTACTTGGTGGCCccactctgtgagtttgtgtttggtctgccactttgtggcctgagctgttgttgcttttGGACACTTCATCTTCATTAGCACTCTGTTGATCTGGATAGATTTAGCAGAGCAGagatttcacatactgacttgtggcattCTGTGACAGTGAAAAGTTTAAAGTCGCTGAGCTCTGTAGAGCGACCCATTCTACtaccaatgtttgtcaatggagagtGCATGGCTACTGTATGTTCTtgattttatgtacagtacatgttaaaAATGACAGTGGGTAAAACACCCGAACTCAGTCATTTGGAAGGGTGTCTGCGGACGTTTGGCTAGATATTGTGTGTTTATCACTACTGAGCAAGATGGCATCTCCTTGAACATTTTCTGTCAAATACTGTAGGTGTACTGAGCCAGCTGCCTGCTCACAGTAAACGTTTTAGGAGATACTATGTTAGCCAatgctttttattaatttaaagtctGAGACAGATGATCGCAATTAACTTCATAAATAAGTGCACGTCACATATTGTACAGCAGGAAAATACAAAATGGTATTAAgtgtcaataaaaatgtaaaaatacactaACTGTCTTGTGACAGTGAATAGCATTCTGGTGATTATGACTGGATTTAGTTGTTCAATGTTGTCAGCTTCTGGCTTGAGGTTTGGGGCTGCAGTACCTCCTGCCAGGGAAGAGAACAGTTTTGTCACTTTAGTCCTACATTCTGTCCATGTGCTGTTTCACCAAGAGTTTCATTGTGTTATGAGATCACCTATGCAGTGCGCCCAACATGAAAGGTGCCAACTAACCTTTTCAGTTCAGAACGTCCATCTGTCTATATGTCCAACAAAACAGTCCTACGCCCTTTGACAGATTTGCACCAGATTTTAATAATTGTTCTCTAGTACCTTTACAGACCAGATAAACTATGTTGGAACCTAAAATTTTGACCCTTGGTTTTTGGGCATCagttgcacaccagtgccacctgctagCTCAAAGCAGGTGAATCAAATATACATACTCAAGCCggactagcagacaaaatgatcAGAGCTTAACATTCCTTAACTGGGCAACACTGCATGCTTCCTTgttctactgtaatataaaaaggagtatcaTGCACTTTTGCAGGGGTGTGCTGGGTGATCCTTGATTGAGGGTGTAAATGCAGAGCAGCACAAATGAGAATCGATGCATTGTtctttaactcctgctttgtcgTCTTTTCTTCATAATGTAACTCTCCTCCTTAAACTACAGGGTCAAGTCAGACATAACAGCGTTTATGGCTACAATCTAGCAAGGAGTTACCGCAGTTCTGGAAACCAATCGGACACTGAAGTACAAATTCTCAACTCTCGAGAGCAGAGATATTGATAGACAGGCAGTGTGGATGACAGGTGGGACTGCTGGCAATAACGcaaaaacctttgctttctttccttaacctaTTCTGCACATATACGTGGGCCAATCCGGATCTCTGGCTAATATATATATTCCAGAGACCATCTGTTATCACAAAATGAGTATATTTCTAAAATTCTAACATAAAGAAGCTTTAGCACCAGGATCTTTAAATATCTAGATACATCTATTTAAGGGATGTCCCACTGGTCTCAGGATTTAGCTGGCAGCTTATTGCGGGTAAGCCGGGTGGAGAGCCATCATTTGCCCTATTGAGGTAGGATACCATGGATACGTCAGCATTTTATTCTACTTCCTCCTCAAATTTGTGGGAGTTAAACAACAGAGAGCCTGCAGAGAGGCGGAGAGGGGTAGCTTCTGGTTTTGGTTTAggaggaaagataggaactggggcgCTAACATCTGAACCAAAGGCTAGCTGCAGGGGGTGGCAAGGAGACCTCCATGGCACTGCTTCGCAACCAGGAGATATATTGGGTAAGGAGTGAAACATCAATGAACAGTGGTCTACAGCTGATGACCTTGTATCTGGCCAAAGCTTAAAATTGCAGGTGCATCAGTCAGAGATGCTCAGCAGTTGATAACATCTATTGGTAATTGATTCATATTTTACTGGTATGGCAAAAAATGTCCTATTGCTAAATCATTAATACCACACTCAACATAAATTATAAGATAAAAATCAAGACTactacttctttcggctgctcccgttaggggttgccacagcggatcatcttcttccatatctttctgtcctctgcatcttgctctgtcacacccatcaccttcatgtcctctctcaccacatccataaaccttcacttaggccttcctcttttcctcttccctggcagctctatccttggcatccttttcccaatatacccagcatctctcctctgcatatgtccaaaccaacacaatctcgtctctatagctttgtctccaaaccgtccaacttgagcggatcctctaatgtactcctgtctaatcctgtccatcctcatcacaccaagtgcaaatcttagcatctttaactctgctatctccagctctgtctcctgctttctggtcattgccaccgtctccaacccatataacagctggtctcactaccatcctgtagaccttcccttttctCTCTTGCCGATAACtttgtcacaaattattcctgacacttttctccacccattccatcctgcctgcattTACCACTTACTTACCACCATGCTGTACATGAAATAAGCTTGGATGTTTAGGAAGGGGGAATTATGGCTATTCCCAGGGACAAACTGAAGACTGTTTCTTGGTACAACGAGATACTTCATAAGTTGGTCAGCCTATTCCAACTCTGACTATGTGAGGAAAATGTaagagtgaagtgtttaaagttcCAGACCGTCTCACTGTTCGAGTACAACATTCCTCCCTTCTTCATCTCGAAGGTGTCTCAGACCCCCAATATTTGtgcttgttaggttaattggtgactttacATTAGTGTTGGTTGCATAggtctgtatatatgtgtgtgtgtgtgtgtataagccCAGTCTTCCATCCTGGGACAGATTCTCACCTTGGATAAGTTCTGCTCCTTTCATATCTAACTGGAAAAGCTGATTCAGAGATGGGTTGGAAAGATAGAAAAAAAGTGCTGCCATTGCAATTACCATGTATAAATAAAGgtgtaaatgaaaaacattattgtTGCACACACATTAAATTACTGATTCACCTTTTAGTATCAATACAAGGCAACACCATGTCATCTTTCCTTTCTGAATGTTTATCTGCATATTCATATATacactatgtatatatacacGCACAGTATACATTTAAATTTGCTATTTGGTTGgtaacctaccaggtaatgcttgtggttggtcggcagCCATCCGTCATACCCACTCAGTTACAAGAAGCAGATCACAGACGTTATATATAGCATCtgctaaataatacaaagagtacacaatatGCGTTTCACTCTAATTGGGGTTAATTAGGCTTTGCCTTGGatgctgacatctgaggttcaTTCCCCGCGAGGTTAAGCAAAAATGCACATATCTGATAAACcgcaattagggtgaaacacgtgttgtgcagccaattcaggttgaACAGGTAGTCTAGCTTCTCCTGAATGGTACATCCATACGTGCTGTCAGAAGAATTTGCCATGTCTCCTAGCACAGTCTTGAAAGTATGGAGGATATACCAGGAGATGAGCTCATCGCCAGCCTAATACCATCCACATAGTAAAGCACGGTAGaggcagcaacatgctgtaaagGTTCTTCTCAgaagcagggactgggagacttaAGAATTcggggaaggatgaatgcaacaaaatacagAGAGATCTC from Erpetoichthys calabaricus chromosome 5, fErpCal1.3, whole genome shotgun sequence includes the following:
- the tada2b gene encoding transcriptional adapter 2-beta — protein: MADLGKKYCVYCLADVTNLRLRCTECQDIELCPECFSAGAEIGGHRRGHGYQLVDGGRFTLWGPEAEGGWTSREEQLLLDAIEQYGFGNWEDMAAHVGPSRTPQEVMDHYVNMYIHGNLGKACIPDSIPNRVTDHTCPSGGPLSPSLTTPLPPLDISVAEQQQLGYMPLRDDYEIEYDQDAETLISGLSVNYDDDDVEIEMKRAHVDMYVRKLKERQRRKTIARDYNLVPAFLGKDKKEKEKEKDKAVTGNATPSATAATSATVKRKITKEEKEQRLKLRPLCQFMAFRELEEFFENMHKERLLRAKIRELQRYRRNGITKLDESVEFEAARHKREKRKENKSVNQSKRGGSTGGGGSSGIKEDGKDTEFAAIEHLSGFELLSEREKVLCNSLNLSPTSYLTVKTIIIKDHLQKRQGIPSKSRLPSYLDKVIKKRILNFLTESGWISRDAS